catttaagttcaggtataaaattgaataacatGTTTTCAAATATCCCgtgtttcaaaatttttatattatattattataaactaatttaataactatactgactataaattatttaggttaTAACAGTTCAACAGTAGTTGTattcaaatacattatatattaatataatataatataattactttacAGATATTGTTCGTAAAATGAAGAATTTTAAAGATACAGCTAACATTGATATTGAAAAACCCATTAAGAACTGGATGGCCCAAGCAACACCAAGAATGAAAAAAATGGCTGAAAAATCTCTGCAAATTAATCACGATCCTGATAAttcaattgataataatatttaaacatatatttgtatattagcATATAAGATtttgttaaaacattatttttacctactgcagtgtttttattattttattattttattataatataaatgttattttattcaaatttatgtatattaatactaGACCATATTTAAGTTttgtttaaacatatatattcactTGCAGtatatagtttattgtttattattattatgtgagacatttttttttattttaaactgtagTATGTATTTACTTGAACACatatttgttattatcatataagATTTTgttcaaacattattattacttactgcaataattttattatttcattataatatgaggtaatttattttcattatttatattcaaattaatatatatttatcagaatatattaaagattttgtttaaattcactcaaagtatgtttttttaattttcataattattataccaatggatagtgaatttaaaatttaaaaccaaaaacataaattaaacaatataatgttaaaaacaaataaaatacatattacattattacacaaccagtttataatattttattaatggttaatatatatttagtagtaCTATAAATTGTCTGTTATAAacctaatattatcatagttaaaTAACTTGAGATATATttgatactaaatattttaaaattgcataaatcaaacattgcaaaaatattgagttacaatattatacaaatatataggtaaaatagtGTGAAAATATATGgctaaaatattgtgaaaatacatagttacaattttgtgaaaatatatctcaacaatattatgaaaataactaGCTACAATATTGTGACAATGTTTGATCTCCTGccaaaaaatgtttctaaaattttttgacaatattttaaaatattctgacagtttaaatcaaatattttaatttgtaacgaCAATATTtccacaatattttgaaaatataattttgctgTGTGGGAATGTgtgatgtaaataattgaaattttattgcatatttttataattttgactgCATATTAATTGGCATATTTTTGGGACTATTAAGTATATAGACTTATTACAaagttataaagtaatataataatatagtatttacgtGAGATTTTTAACGCATCACCAATTTCTTCCCATGCTTCTTTGCGTACATTCTGGTCCCTGTAATCCTCCGAAAATATGTCGTACAATGATGTATGAGCACGtacattttctattaaattttcttcGCTATATGTAGCGGACATCGTCAGGATAGGACAACGTCGAAAGCTCGTAGTAAAATGACGATATTTCTCATCACACGTTACACGtatttcaaaatagtttgaaacgTATGGCGTGGAATGGAGTAGGAATGCGTTGTGTGTTATAAATATGATCACAGaatcgaataatatttaaaaataaatgcgaTAACACACGATTTAAAATTATCGGCATGTTGACGCGTGGCGTGTAAAGACATGTTAAGACGTGGCGTGTGAATAGTGTGTCCCTAGCTTAACACTCAAACCATTAAGTCAAACCCGGTGGGAAAGTCGAATAGACGCACTTAAACCGTTTCGATATTACATAGGTGAAATCTATGATGCTTTGTTTGAAACAtcagaaaatataaatgtagatCCAATGGTTAAACACGAAGCTGAATGTTTATGTAAtcttattaaaacatttaaatttatttgttctgTTGTCATTTGGTACGACATACTTAATCATATAAATCCAATCAGTAAATTAAtgcaaaaaccaaattttgacaTATCTTTAGCTTTGggcattttaaaaactttattgaaacattttaatgaacTGAGATCAGAAGAATCTTTTGAGAAAATGATTATAGATTCAACAGCACTTGCAACAGAAATGGGAGTAGAGTCTGTTTTTGAGAACTCACGGGGTAGAATTAAACCACGACGTACTCGTAAACACTTTGATTATGAACACAACGATGAACCAGTTATTGACCCAAAACaacaattcaaaatacatttttattactttacacTTGATGTAGCTATAAATAGCGTGAATTGAACAACGTGATTTGAACAACTAAAAgaacataataacaatttttcgtttctttacaatatgaaaaaactaaaaaatcttaCACATGAAGAACTATTAAAACATTGCAAAGACTTACAAATTCTTCTTACCGATGGTGATTCAACAGATATCAATGGAATTGAAATGGCCCATGAATTAAAGTCAGTATCAGCTATGGTTGATGATAACTTAACACCTTATGAACTCTGCTTGAAAATAATTCGtaggattttttaatatttttacatattttgttatcattaaTTCCATATCAAGCTGATTATCTTTAAAacgttttgaatttattcattGCTTTTTCAAATAaggaaaatatttcaaattttcattttgtagATCTTTACAaaaaacttcaatttttttttcaaaaattttaatattatcaaacattgtTAAAACTGTATGACCTCGGCCTTGGAGTTTTTtctttaaatcattataaattgcAGCAAAATCTGTGAAAAACATCAAATCATTCAACCAATTTAAACCATTGAGCTCTGGATAATCTTGAGATTTGTCCGACAAAAATAAACGTATTTCTTCAAGTAATTCAACAAATCGATGAAGAACTTGCCCGCGACTCAACCATCGAACATTATTGTATTGCGACTCGACCTCTTCTAATAATTTGGCAAACTGTAGGTTGTTTAGAGCTCGAGATGTTATGAAATTGACAATTTTTGTAACAGTTTCCATTACTTTTTGAAGCGATTTCATACTATCTTTTGCACACAACGCTTCTTGGTGTATAATACAGTGAAAGTTGATATCGCGGGTAAC
This genomic window from Metopolophium dirhodum isolate CAU chromosome 1, ASM1992520v1, whole genome shotgun sequence contains:
- the LOC132932931 gene encoding uncharacterized protein LOC132932931 is translated as MVKHEAECLCNLIKTFKFICSVVIWYDILNHINPISKLMQKPNFDISLALGILKTLLKHFNELRSEESFEKMIIDSTALATEMGVESVFENSRGRIKPRRTRKHFDYEHNDEPVIDPKQQFKIHFYYFTLDVAINSVN